One genomic region from Alphaproteobacteria bacterium encodes:
- a CDS encoding TetR/AcrR family transcriptional regulator — translation MAPQARTATRLPPEERRDEILEAAREVFAERGYQKASMREIARRAGITQAALYYHFENKEDLLIIILEQFSNDFYQSLLGCMTRAQGPEAGLRSMLRTHIDVIGARRK, via the coding sequence ATGGCCCCGCAGGCGCGCACCGCAACACGGCTGCCCCCGGAAGAGAGGCGCGACGAGATTCTCGAAGCGGCCCGCGAGGTGTTCGCCGAACGGGGCTACCAGAAGGCCTCGATGCGCGAGATCGCGCGCCGCGCCGGCATCACCCAGGCGGCGCTCTACTATCACTTCGAGAACAAGGAGGACCTGCTCATCATCATCCTCGAGCAGTTCTCCAACGACTTCTATCAGTCCCTGCTGGGCTGCATGACCCGGGCCCAGGGCCCCGAGGCCGGACTGCGTTCGATGCTGCGCACCCACATCGACGTCATCGGGGCGCGGCGCAAGG